The window TATAGTCAATGTACCGGATTCTGTTTTTCTTGAAGCGGCAGTATTTTTTCTTCTTGATATCAACCGCAATGGGGGTCAAGTATTTGATCTCTGAATTACCCTGATTCGTCATCATTTTGAATTTTAATGGTTAGGCATCAATTTTTTCTTCCGTTTTGGCCAAACTGGCTTCTTTCTTACTGCGTCTTTTTTCGTTATAAACGATCGCATGCTTGTCAAGTTTCACGAGAAGATAACGAATCACGCGTTCATCGCGTTTGAAGGTAGTTTCAAGTTCTTTGAGGAAATTACCGTCGGATTTGAACTCGATCAGATGGTAAAATCCGGAAGATTTTTTCTGAATGGGATATGCCAGTTTACGCAATCCCCAGTAGTTTTCGTGGACGATTTCCGCCCCCCTTTCTTTCAGGAAGCTACTGAATTTAAGTACCGTTTCCTTCATCTGTTCTTCAGATAAAACGGGAGTCATAATGAAAACGGTTTCATAATGGTTAATCATTTTCAATAATTTAGATTAAGTGATAAGCTGTTTAAAAATGGAGTGCAAAGGTAGAAATAATTTGTTAAATTACAAACGGGCATGAAATTTTATCCAAGATCCTCCAGCGTTTGTTGGCAGATGAAGGTTGCTGCGTGTCCATCTCCGAAGATGGGCGGAAATGACCGTGGGGGGGAGGACTGAAAGTGTCGGAAAGCCTTCATTATCCTTTCAGGATTCGCATCGGTCAGGATTGCGCAGTGGTTGTCGGCGATCTCCTGCCATTCGGTTTCTGCCCGCAGGATGATGCAGGGTTTCCGGAAGAAATAGGCTTCCTTTTGCACTCCCCCTGAATCGGTGAGGATAAGCCTGGCGTTTTTTTCCAGCATCAGCATGTCAAAATAGGAAACAGGGCCTGTCAGGATGAGACGATCGTCGTGCCGAAGTTCTTCGGTGAAGTTGGCCGGCAGGGATTGTTGGAGGGAGAGTGCGGTCCGTGGATGAAGAGGAACAAGGATCTTTATTTTTTCTTCCAGGGCAATGGATGCCATGGCCTTGAAAATGTCGGCCAGGCGCCGGAGATCCTCCGTATTTTGAGCCCGGTGCACTGTGACCAGAGCATATTCCCCTTCGTTCAGCCCGTGTTTCCTCAACAGGGTGGATTGTTTTTCGGCAAGGGATTGATAATAAAGACAATTATCATACATCACATCCCCGCAGTGATAGATTCCGGGATGGTCGATATCCCGAAAGGCTTGCGGGTGATGAATGAGTCCTTCCTTTTCCAGATTCTTCATTCCCGTCATCGTGGGGGTGAACAGCAGGGTTGAGGCATGATCGCACAGGATCCTGTTGATTTCTTCCGGCATCGTTTTATGGAAGGATCGCATCCCGGCTTCAACGTGGATTACGGGAATATGCATTTTGGCTGCCGCCAGCGCACCGGCAAGCGTGGAATTTGTATCACCAAAGACCAGCACGGCATCGGTCACCGAACGCTGCAGTTCCTCTTCCAGGAGGCTGATCATCCGTGCGGTTTGTTTCCCGTGATGGTGCGATCCCACTTCCAGGTTGACATCAGGCACCGGTATCTCCAGCTCCTCGAAAAAAACCTGTGACATCTGCCGGTCGTAATGCTGGCCGGTGTGAATGATGCGTTCGGTGATCTGTCCGTGAAAGGTTTCCCGGATCGCACGGCTTATGGCGGCAGCTTTTATGAACTGAGGCCTGGCCCCGATTACGGTAGTGAGGTGCATCATGTCATCATGTTCTCGTCTGCAAAGCTAAAATAATTCTCCTCACCGATAATGATATGATCCAAAATTTGAATGTCCAGCAGGGTTCCCGCGTGGATCATCTTTTTTGTCAGGGAGATGTCGGCCTGGCTGGGTTCAACATTGCCCGAAGGATGGTTATGGCAGAGAATGAGTGAGGATGCGTGACGGTCGATCGCCACCTTGAAGATCCGCTTGGGATCAGCCACGGTTCCTGCCGTTCCTCCCTCGCTGATCTTTTCCTGGCCAACAATTTTGTTTGCCCGGTCGAGCAGCAGAAGCCAGAATCCCTCGTATTTTTTTTCAGCCAGTTCAACCTGAAAGAGTTCAAAGACATCCCTGCTTGACTGGATCTTTTTTCGCTGTATCACTTCGGATCCTCGTCGCCGGCGCCCAAGTTCCAGTGCCGCAATGATCGTTATGGCTTTGGCATGGCCGATGCCCTGGAACTTTACCAGTTCATTGACCTGTAGTTTCGACAGTTCGATCAGATTGTTCTGTATCTCGGTCAGGATCTCCTTGGCCAGGTCCAGGGCCGAATGCTCCCTGGAACCTGTCCCGATGAGGATTGCCAATAATTCAGCATCACTGAGTGAATGCTTGCCCTTGAGCATCAATTTTTCACGGGGCCGGTCTTCCTCCGCCCAACGGCTGATTGGAATGTGCTTCATCTGGTTTCTGTTTATACCTGTTAATACGGAAACCATGCAAAATGTGACCCCCTGGGGGAGAAATTCCGCTGCAGAACATTCGAAGTTGAAGGAGAGGTGCAGGTAGATGGAGATTGAAGAAAGGAAGGAGGATAGGAGAAAGTGGCACGACGGTCTTATGACCGGCTGTACATTTTATTGCAAGGTATTGACATGTTTTGTAAGGCTGGATTTGAGGTTGCCGGCCTTATTTTTGTGAACCAGCGAACGCTTGGCGTTTTTGTCAATCAGGCTGACCAGGCCGGAGAGCTTTTCTTCAGCCTGTTTTTTATCGGTCAGTGCACGGAAATCCCTGATGGCATTACGCATCGTTTTGGCAAAATAACGATTATGCTCTCTTTTGGCCTCGGTCTGCCGGATTCTTTTGAGTGAAGACTTATGATTTGCCATTTTTATTTTCTTTACGGTTTGTAGCCCGTAGGGGAATCGAACCCCTGTTACCAGGATGAAAACCTGACGTCCTAACCCCTAGACGAACGGGCCGTTAGATTCTTCAAAAACGGGAGTGCAAAAGTAGGAATATTTTTTTAATCAGCAAATGTTTATGGAAAAATATTATGAGCTGCAAGCTGCAAGCTGCCGGCTGCCTACTGCTGACCTGAACCATACTCCGCATGATCTCCCTGGAAACGGAATCCCACTCGCTTTCCTGTCTTGATGAGCAAGCTGTCGAGGGCCGTGCGCATCTCATCAACGGTGACTTCCTTGACTGCATCGAAAGGAGGGGTTAACAGGTCAAAATTGATCGTATAGAGGATGGATGACTCTATGATCTGCCGGGCTGCTTGCTTGTTCATGACCGCATTGCCGAAATTATTGAATAAAAAGCCGATCTCCCGTTTCCCTTCTATGAAGTAATGCATGTCCTTGTTGATAAAGACTCTTCCGATGAGGTAACCAATGTCGTTGATGCGGTTGTATTTGAATGAGTCTGCAAGAAAATTGTAAATATGGATCACCCCGCAGAAGGAGCGTTCCTTATTCTCTTTCACATAGGGCGTCTTCATCACCTCGTGATACCTGGAAAATTCAAAAACATTGGTATGCATGACAAACAGAAGGACATCCCCGGCGAATTTCAGTTCCATTTGAAATTCACCCTTATCCGTGAATTCGAAGGGGATGATGGATTTGTCGCGTCTGGTTTTCTGCGTGTAATCCTCAGCCATATCGCGGATCAACACCTTGAATTCCTGAAAGGTCTGGTGCGTGTTTCGGTAAACCTGCTGCTTGAGGGCGCCCTTTTGGATCAGGGCGTCGAACATCTCATCGTATTTTCCTTTTGCTGTCATGATTTCAACTGTTCTGAATTATTCCGGATCCGTAGAACCGGCCTGGTCATTCTATTCAAAAGTGAATGAGAGCTGGAACATTTTGGATCTCAATTGATCGATCGATTCGGTGTACAGGTTCCCCTCTCTTTCAATGATGTTGAAAAGTCCATAGGACATTTTAAGCTCTATTCCAAATTTGAAGTATGCCGTATAAAAATCGCATCCCACACCTGCCTCACCCAGCAGGTCACTCTTATTCAGTTTGACATGTTTATTGGTGCTGCTGTCTTTCATCCGTTTTGACTCCTTGGCAAGGTCAAGGGTGTACATGACACCTCCCAGGACATAAATCCTGGAATTCTGCAGCCGCATGGCTTTGTATTTCAGATGCAGGGGGACTTCAACAAGCGTCGAATATATTTTCTTGTTGATCGTGTCCATAAAGAAAACTCCTGGATCTTTATATGTATTATTGCGTTCCACATAATAGATCAGGTCTCTTTCGCCGAAGGCCAGGCTGGGGATCAATCTCAGGTCAAAATATTCCCCGAGCCGGAGGTTGGAAACAATTCCGATGGTAAATCCCGGATAATATTTATGTGCAATGGAGTCAACCCGGGCAGCATCTGACTCCTCCCGGTCGGGTATGGCGGATTTCGGAAACCAGACCGTATCAATGCCCGGGACGGGTTTTACCGTAAAGAACATCTGGTTCATGGCCAGAACGAAGCCGAAATGGTATGGAGCGTAGTCGAATTTCTGCAGGTTGGGTACTTTATTGACCTGGGTGGTGCCATTCCACGAGGACAGCATCAACACGACCAGCAATCGGAGGGATATGGGTGCTACAACCTTCAATGATTCAAGTTTGAATTCCTTTACAAAACGACTCCGGAGTAGATTTATTTCTTAAATAAAGCCGCAAAGGTATCTATTTTCCGCAATCTAGGAATTCAATCCCATCATTTCTTCCATCAGCTTCACCCGGTCGACCGGTACGACCCCGATGGATTCGCACACCAGACCTCCGGCAAGATTGGAGATCGTTGCGATCTCCAGGGGATTCATTTTCAGTGCCAGGCAGAGGGCTGCCACGCTGATCACCGTATCACCGGCTCCGGATACATCGGCGATCGTCCGCACATATGCAGGGACCGAATGGGTGATATAGGAATGCTCACCCAGTCTTGAACTGATAAACACGCCTTTTTCGGAAAGCGTGACCAGCATGTTGTCGATTCCCTGGTTTTTCTGAAAAGCCTGAACAGCCTCCCGTAAAAGGTCCGTATCATCAGGGTCGAAATCTATTTTCAATCCTTCGATGAGCTCCTTCAGGTTGGGCTTGAAAAGGTTTACGTTCCTGTATTCATTGAAATTTTTTTTCTTGGGATCAACGGCAACCGGAATATGAAGCTCTCCGGCCCGATGGGTGATTTTTTGTATCGCCCTGGCACTCATCACTCCCTTGTTATAATCCTGGATGATGACGACATGGATGGGGTATGTCTTTAAAAGGGAGTTAAAGCATTGGATCAGTTCATCCGCTTCTTTGGTGTTGAGTTCGGTGTCGGTTTCTTCATCCACCCTGAGCATCTGGTAATTGTTTCCGATGACTCTGAACTTGGTGGTGGTGATCCGTTCCTTGCTTCTGACGATCCCTTTTGTGAAAAGATTTTCCTTTTCCAGCAGCTGTATGAATTCATCGGCTTTGCTGTCGCTGCCGATGACCGAGCACAGGATGGGTTTTCCACCCATTGCTTTGACATTCAGGGCTACATTGGCTGCACCTCCCAGCAGGCTGGCCCGCCGGTTCACCGTGACGATCGGCACCGGCGCTTCAGGTGAGATCCTTTCCACTTTACCCCAGATATAGGAGTCAATCATCACATCGCCGATGATGAGCACATTCAGCCCGGTGATGTCCGTGAAATATTTTTTTATGTCCTTTTCTCTCAGCATATGATCGGATTCCTGATGACCGGTCTCTTAATGAAGTTGT of the Bacteroidales bacterium genome contains:
- the rpsF gene encoding 30S ribosomal protein S6, whose translation is MNHYETVFIMTPVLSEEQMKETVLKFSSFLKERGAEIVHENYWGLRKLAYPIQKKSSGFYHLIEFKSDGNFLKELETTFKRDERVIRYLLVKLDKHAIVYNEKRRSKKEASLAKTEEKIDA
- the wecB gene encoding UDP-N-acetylglucosamine 2-epimerase (non-hydrolyzing); this translates as MMHLTTVIGARPQFIKAAAISRAIRETFHGQITERIIHTGQHYDRQMSQVFFEELEIPVPDVNLEVGSHHHGKQTARMISLLEEELQRSVTDAVLVFGDTNSTLAGALAAAKMHIPVIHVEAGMRSFHKTMPEEINRILCDHASTLLFTPTMTGMKNLEKEGLIHHPQAFRDIDHPGIYHCGDVMYDNCLYYQSLAEKQSTLLRKHGLNEGEYALVTVHRAQNTEDLRRLADIFKAMASIALEEKIKILVPLHPRTALSLQQSLPANFTEELRHDDRLILTGPVSYFDMLMLEKNARLILTDSGGVQKEAYFFRKPCIILRAETEWQEIADNHCAILTDANPERIMKAFRHFQSSPPRSFPPIFGDGHAATFICQQTLEDLG
- the radC gene encoding DNA repair protein RadC gives rise to the protein MKHIPISRWAEEDRPREKLMLKGKHSLSDAELLAILIGTGSREHSALDLAKEILTEIQNNLIELSKLQVNELVKFQGIGHAKAITIIAALELGRRRRGSEVIQRKKIQSSRDVFELFQVELAEKKYEGFWLLLLDRANKIVGQEKISEGGTAGTVADPKRIFKVAIDRHASSLILCHNHPSGNVEPSQADISLTKKMIHAGTLLDIQILDHIIIGEENYFSFADENMMT
- the rpsT gene encoding 30S ribosomal protein S20; amino-acid sequence: MANHKSSLKRIRQTEAKREHNRYFAKTMRNAIRDFRALTDKKQAEEKLSGLVSLIDKNAKRSLVHKNKAGNLKSSLTKHVNTLQ
- a CDS encoding outer membrane beta-barrel protein, with the protein product MKVVAPISLRLLVVLMLSSWNGTTQVNKVPNLQKFDYAPYHFGFVLAMNQMFFTVKPVPGIDTVWFPKSAIPDREESDAARVDSIAHKYYPGFTIGIVSNLRLGEYFDLRLIPSLAFGERDLIYYVERNNTYKDPGVFFMDTINKKIYSTLVEVPLHLKYKAMRLQNSRIYVLGGVMYTLDLAKESKRMKDSSTNKHVKLNKSDLLGEAGVGCDFYTAYFKFGIELKMSYGLFNIIEREGNLYTESIDQLRSKMFQLSFTFE
- a CDS encoding bifunctional ADP-heptose synthase: MLREKDIKKYFTDITGLNVLIIGDVMIDSYIWGKVERISPEAPVPIVTVNRRASLLGGAANVALNVKAMGGKPILCSVIGSDSKADEFIQLLEKENLFTKGIVRSKERITTTKFRVIGNNYQMLRVDEETDTELNTKEADELIQCFNSLLKTYPIHVVIIQDYNKGVMSARAIQKITHRAGELHIPVAVDPKKKNFNEYRNVNLFKPNLKELIEGLKIDFDPDDTDLLREAVQAFQKNQGIDNMLVTLSEKGVFISSRLGEHSYITHSVPAYVRTIADVSGAGDTVISVAALCLALKMNPLEIATISNLAGGLVCESIGVVPVDRVKLMEEMMGLNS